A portion of the Planctomycetota bacterium genome contains these proteins:
- a CDS encoding DUF6614 family protein has product MNYYEIWVNLKESHRDLEFCRAVDAYMGHLKAQGRLESWRITRRKFGFGPAALGEFHISIAFRDLTQLDAAFSHVATREGEVERLHHPVYSMVTDFTSALYRDFPDGERAPEAR; this is encoded by the coding sequence ATGAACTATTACGAGATCTGGGTGAACCTGAAGGAATCGCACCGCGACCTGGAGTTCTGCCGCGCGGTCGACGCGTACATGGGGCACCTCAAGGCGCAGGGACGCCTGGAATCATGGCGGATCACCCGGCGGAAGTTCGGCTTCGGGCCCGCCGCGCTGGGCGAGTTCCACATCTCCATCGCGTTCCGCGATCTCACGCAGCTCGACGCGGCGTTCTCGCACGTCGCCACGCGCGAGGGCGAGGTCGAGCGCCTGCACCACCCCGTGTACTCGATGGTGACCGACTTCACGAGCGCGCTGTACAGGGATTTTCCCGACGGCGAGCGGGCGCCGGAGGCCCGCTGA